In a single window of the Nicotiana tomentosiformis chromosome 10, ASM39032v3, whole genome shotgun sequence genome:
- the LOC104089019 gene encoding arginine decarboxylase 1B, chloroplastic: MPALGCCVDAAVSPPPGYSFLWDSSLPAPEIFPSGVPLSTNTAATTTTTTHWSPAHSSALYSIDGWGAPYFTVNSSGDISVKPHGTETLPHQEIDLLKVVKKASDPKNSGGLGLQFPLVVRFPDILKNRLESLQSAFDYAVQSQGYEAHYQGVYPVKCNQDRFVVEDIVKFGSGFRFGLEAGSKPELLLAMSCLCKGSREGLLVCNGFKDADYISLALVARKLMLNTVIVLEQEEELDLVIDISRKMAVRPLIGLRAKLRTKHSGHFGSTSGEKGKFGLTTTQIVRVVKKLEESGMLDCLQLLHFHIGSQIPSTALLADGVGEAAQIYCELVRLGAGMKYIDCGGGLGIDYDGTKSCDSDCSVGYGLQEYASTVVQAVRFVCDRKNVKHPVICSESGRAIVSHHSVLIFEAVSSTTTRSQELSSVDLQSFVEKLNDDARADYRNLSAAAIRGEYDTCVLYADQLKQRCVEQFKDGNLDIEQLAAVDGICDFVSKAIGASDPVRTYHVNLSIFTSIPDFWAIDQLFPIVPIHKLDERPGVRGILSDLTCDSDGKIDKFIGGESSLPLHELGSNGGGDGGKYYLGMFLGGAYEEALGGLHNLFGGPSVLRVSQSDSPHSFAVTCAVPGPSCADVLRAMQHEPELMFETLKHRAEEFVHNDDEQEEDKGLAFASLASSLAQSFNNMPYLVTNSSCCLTAANNGGYYYCNDENIVGVGAESAAAEEELWPYCVA, encoded by the coding sequence ATGCCTGCCTTAGGTTGTTGTGTAGACGCTGCTGTTTCTCCTCCTCCCGGCTATTCCTTCCTTTGGGATAGCTCTCTTCCCGCGCCGGAGATTTTTCCCTCCGGCGTACCTCTGTCGACAAACACCGCCgccactaccaccaccaccacccatTGGTCTCCGGCGCACTCATCCGCTCTTTATTCTATTGACGGATGGGGTGCTCCGTATTTCACCGTTAATTCCTCCGGTGATATCTCCGTTAAGCCACATGGTACGGAAACTCTGCCTCACCAGGAAATTGATCTCCTTAAGGTCGTGAAAAAAGCATCCGACCCGAAAAATTCGGGTGGACTCGGGTTGCAGTTTCCGCTCGTTGTTCGGTTCCCTGATATTCTGAAAAACCGGTTGGAGTCTCTACAATCGGCTTTTGATTATGCGGTTCAGTCACAAGGTTATGAGGCTCACTACCAAGGTGTTTATCCTGTTAAATGCAATCAGGACAGGTTCGTTGTTGAAGATATTGTCAAATTCGGGTCGGGTTTCCGATTCGGTCTCGAAGCCGGCTCGAAACCCGAGCTCCTCCTAGCTATGAGCTGTCTCTGCAAGGGCAGTCGTGAGGGTCTTCTTGTATGCAACGGGTTCAAAGATGCTGACTACATTTCGCTTGCTTTGGTTGCAAGGAAGCTCATGTTGAATACAGTAATTGTGCTTGAACAAGAGGAGGAGCTTGATTTGGTGATTGACATCAGCAGAAAAATGGCTGTCCGGCCTTTGATCGGGCTTCGGGCTAAGCTCAGGACCAAACATTCCGGCCATTTCGGATCCACTTCAGGAGAGAAAGGTAAGTTTGGGCTTACGACAACACAGATCGTTCGTGTGGTGAAGAAGCTAGAAGAATCCGGAATGTTGGATTGTCTTCAGCTGCTGCATTTTCATATTGGATCTCAGATCCCTTCGACGGCTTTGCTTGCTGATGGCGTGGGTGAGGCCGCTCAGATTTACTGTGAATTAGTCCGCCTTGGTGCTGGCATGAAATACATTGATTGTGGTGGTGGCCTTGGAATTGACTATGATGGTACAAAATCGTGTGATTCCGATTGTTCAGTTGGATATGGCCTTCAGGAGTATGCATCTACAGTTGTTCAAGCTGTTCGATTTGTTTGTGATCGGAAGAATGTGAAACATCCGGTGATTTGTAGCGAGAGTGGGAGAGCAATTGTATCTCATCACTCTGTTTTGATATTTGAGGCTGTTTCTTCAACTACAACACGCTCACAAGAGTTATCTTCTGTTGATCTCCAGTCATTTGTGGAGAAGCTTAATGATGATGCTCGTGCTGATTATCGGAATTTATCTGCTGCTGCTATTCGTGGAGAGTACGATACGTGTGTACTTTATGCCGATCAGTTGAAACAGAGATGTGTGGAGCAGTTCAAAGATGGTAATTTGGACATTGAACAGCTTGCTGCCGTAGATGGTATTTGTGACTTCGTGTCGAAGGCTATTGGGGCTTCTGATCCTGTCCGCACATATCATGTGAATCTTTCGATCTTCACTTCAATTCCCGATTTTTGGGCAATTGACCAACTATTCCCAATTGTTCCCATCCATAAGCTAGATGAACGGCCTGGAGTCCGAGGAATATTATCGGACTTGACCTGTGATAGTGATGGGAAGATTGATAAGTTCATTGGAGGAGAGTCAAGCTTGCCGCTCCATGAATTAGGAAGTAATGGTGGTGGTGATGGTGGGAAATATTATCTGGGAATGTTTTTGGGTGGGGCTTATGAGGAGGCGCTCGGGGGCCTCCATAACCTATTTGGCGGACCCAGTGTTTTGCGCGTGTCACAGAGCGATAGCCCACACAGCTTCGCTGTGACATGCGCTGTTCCTGGTCCGTCTTGTGCTGACGTTCTCCGGGCGATGCAGCACGAGCCTGAACTCATGTTCGAGACGCTCAAGCACCGTGCTGAAGAATTCGTGCATAATGACGACGAACAAGAAGAAGATAAAGGGCTTGCATTTGCATCTTTAGCCAGCAGCTTAGCTCAGTCATTCAACAATATGCCTTACCTTGTTACCAATTCATCTTGCTGCCTTACTGCTGCCAATAACGGTGGCTATTACTATTGCAATGATGAGAACATTGTTGGGGTTGGCGCAGAATCTGCTGCAGCTGAGGAAGAGCTTTGGCCTTACTGTGTTGCTTGA